The genomic stretch TACCCTTTAAATCTGAGCGGGTTTTTGCTTATATAAGTTTTTCTTTCCACCTAACAGTTAAGAGTTAGTCATGAATAATATTACCCTCGCACCGGTACAAACTGATCAACCGTCTCATTTGATGCCTGTTTTTGGCCGTCAACCGATCAGCTTTGTCCGAGGACGAGGTGCATATCTTTATACCGAAGATGGTACAGAGTATTTAGATGCATTAACCGGCATTGCCGTATGTGGTTTGGGACACGCGCATCCAGTTATTGCCGAAGCGATTGCTGAACAGGCAGCGACCCTGATTCATACCAGCAACCTGTTTGAAGTGCCTTGGCAAACCGCTGCCGCACAGAAACTGGCTGAAGTTGCAGGCATGGAAGAAGTATTCTTCTCAAACAGTGGTGCAGAATCCAATGAAGGTGCAATCAAAATTGCACGTAAATTCGGTCATATGCAAGGCATTGCTTCACCAAAAATTATTGTTGCTGACCAGTCTTTCCATGGTCGTACCATGGCCACCCTGTCTGCTACAGGCAATAAAAAAGTGCAAGAAGGTTTTGGCCCGCTGGTTGAAGGTTTTATTCGTGTACCTTTTGGTGATATCGAAGCAATTGAAGAAGCTGCAATCAATCATCCGGATATCGTAGCGATTTTGATTGAGCCTATTCAGGGTGAAGGCGGTGTCAATACCGCACCTCAAGGTTTCAGCTATTTAGAAGAAATCCGTCATATCTGTAACCAGCACAACTGGCTGATGATGCTGGACGAAGTACAAACTGGTAATGGCCGTACCGGTAAATACTTTGCTTATCAGCACACCAATATTATTCCGGATGTACTGACCACAGCCAAAGGCTTAGGAAATGGCTTCCCGATTGGTGCAGTCATGACCCAAGGTCGTGGCGTCGGTGTATTAACTGCTGGAAATCACGGTTCTACCTATAGCGGTACAGCACTGGGTTCGCGTGTGGTCTATACCATTCTCGATATTATGCGAAAAGAAAATATCGTCGCGAATGCGGCTGAAAAAGGTGCTTATATCGTTGACCAGCTACGCAACAAACTGGCAGATCAAAATGTCATCGTACGTGGTTTCGGTCTGATGATCGGGATTGAATTACCAAAAGAATGTGGTGATCTGGTTGCGATTGCACGCAATGAATACAAGATGATTATCAATGTCACTGCAGGCAATGTCGTTCGTCTGTTGCCTACCCTGAATATTACCCAGGAGCAGGCAGACCAGTTGATCGAACGTCTGGTAAAAATGATCAAATCTTATTTAGCATAAAGCCCTAGCCTAAAAATTAAAAAAGCCGCTCTAAAGCGGCTTTTTTATTATTCTGCACTCTATGATGCGTTTTGTAACATACGTCCGCCAGAGATCTGGCTAAAATATTGTTTCAGGGTATCAAGACAACGAAGAATTTTTGTCGGTTGTTGTTCACGTTTCGGAATAACCGCATACAGTGTAATCGATGGCAGTCTCCATTCAGGCAGAACTTCAACTAAAGTACCGTTAAGCAAATCCTTTTTAGCATCAAGATATAAAACCTTGGCAATCCCATTACCCTGCAAGCACATCGATTTTGCAACCAAACCGTTATTGGTACTGAAACGGGATTTCAGTTCAAACTCGGCTTTTTCTGCAGTATTCACATGTTGGAAATGATAATACTGATGGTTTTTAAGATGCGTTAAAGGCAAGACCTCATGATTTTTAAGATCATCAGGTTTCGAAATAATGGTGCTTTGATTAATATAACTCGGTGTCGCCACCAGAATTTGCTCAATCTGCATCAATGGCACAACCTGAAGATTATGCTCATCATTTTTCTGTTCAAATCTTAGGGCGATATCAACCCGCCCATCCAACAAATCAACCTCATGATTGTTTGTTTCTAAATGTACTGCCAAGCCGCGATGTGCAGCTATCCAATGAGAAAGTGCAGGAATCACATGATTCGCGCATAATTCTGGCAAAGAAACGATACGCAGCTCACCCACGAGATCATCACGTAACTCATTGATCCGGACTTTACCGCGCTCAGCAGCAGATAACATTTCTTGACAGCTATGGAAAAAAGCTTGTCCCGCTTCGGTCAGACTTAATTTTCTCGTCGAACGATTTAGAAGTACGACTTCCATATCGTGTTCTAACGAGCGAATTTGTTGACTGACGGCGCTGGTCGTAATCCCTAATTCACGGGCAGCACCGCTAAACGAGTTCTTCTCCACAACGCAAGCAAAGACACCCATTGCTCGAAGTTGATCTAACATAAATTTCCCTCTAAACTTATGAGGTGCTTCATCATTTGATAAAAGCAACTTATTGTATTATACGGCGAAATTTACACTTTGCATTATTTATTTAATTGTTTGGTAAAACTGCAGTAGGATTAATAGGTTTGCCGTCTAAGCGCACCTGAAACTCCAGCATGGTACGGTTTGTACCAGTTGATCCCATTTCTGCAATTTTTTGACCAGCCGTTACATTTTGGCCACTTTTCACATTCAATTTACTGTTATGTGCATAAGCGGTGATATAGCCATTGATATGCTTCACCAACACCAGATTGCCATATTCTTTCAGGCCATCAGCGGCATACACCACCTGCCCGTCTGCTGCTGCAAATACCGGATCGCCGACATTGCCACTATAGCGGGTGCCCTTGATATTAGAAGCTAAATTGTATTGCTGAAGAATCGCACCATTCGATGGTTTTACCCAACGTAAACCTGCAGCCGTAGATACTGGCGTAACCGGTGCAGATGTATTGACGCGTGGTGTGGTTTGTACTGTGGTTGCTGGTGTCACCGGTGCCGGTGTAGGCACTGCAATTGTTTGACGCTGGATTGGCGCTGCCTGAGTCATAGCCTGAGTACTGGTGCTACGGCGCGCAGTATTGCTTTTCAGGCGGATTGATTGTCCGACATAAATCCGGTACGGCGCACTGATATCATTCATCTCGGCAACACTGATATAGTTCAGTCCATAACGTGCTGCAATCCCACTCAATGTATCTCCTGAACGCACCGTATAGAAATCAGGAGCTGTTGCATAACGCGTTGCATTATTCACCTGGGGTTTGGTGGCACAACCGGTAATTACTCCTGTAGAAATAACAACGGTCGATAAAACGAGGGTTTTAATCAGGGTTGCAGGCGAAGCTACGACACATTTCGGTAACACCAAGAACATTATCTTCCTCTCTAATGCTATACGGTTGCAAAATTCCGTTAAGATTAGCAAAGTTTTACGGCAATATACTTGCAATCGCGAGTTTTTCACAAAGTTATAACACTAAGGACGCATTTTCTGCCAATTGTGTTTGTAAATTCCGCAGACTCTCATAATTGGTAGCATCCATCTGAATCGGGGTAATACTGACATAGCCATTGGCGACCGCAGAGAAGTCCGAATCAATTTCGTTAAATCCTGGCTTAGGTTCTGCGACTGCTTCTCCTGAGAGTCCAATCCAGAATACCTGACGACCACGTGGGTCTACATGACTCGTCACCGGTTTAGACTGACGGCGGCGACTTTGATATGTCACTTTTTCACCCTGTAATTCAGCTACATCTGGAATATTGATATTAAAAATATGACGTTCAGGCAGAACAGGCAAACCACGCGCAATAAAATCATGCACCCACTCGGCGGCCAGCTGATAATCCTGAGGCTGTTGATAGCTGCGTACAT from Acinetobacter lwoffii encodes the following:
- a CDS encoding aspartate aminotransferase family protein encodes the protein MNNITLAPVQTDQPSHLMPVFGRQPISFVRGRGAYLYTEDGTEYLDALTGIAVCGLGHAHPVIAEAIAEQAATLIHTSNLFEVPWQTAAAQKLAEVAGMEEVFFSNSGAESNEGAIKIARKFGHMQGIASPKIIVADQSFHGRTMATLSATGNKKVQEGFGPLVEGFIRVPFGDIEAIEEAAINHPDIVAILIEPIQGEGGVNTAPQGFSYLEEIRHICNQHNWLMMLDEVQTGNGRTGKYFAYQHTNIIPDVLTTAKGLGNGFPIGAVMTQGRGVGVLTAGNHGSTYSGTALGSRVVYTILDIMRKENIVANAAEKGAYIVDQLRNKLADQNVIVRGFGLMIGIELPKECGDLVAIARNEYKMIINVTAGNVVRLLPTLNITQEQADQLIERLVKMIKSYLA
- a CDS encoding LysR family transcriptional regulator, translating into MLDQLRAMGVFACVVEKNSFSGAARELGITTSAVSQQIRSLEHDMEVVLLNRSTRKLSLTEAGQAFFHSCQEMLSAAERGKVRINELRDDLVGELRIVSLPELCANHVIPALSHWIAAHRGLAVHLETNNHEVDLLDGRVDIALRFEQKNDEHNLQVVPLMQIEQILVATPSYINQSTIISKPDDLKNHEVLPLTHLKNHQYYHFQHVNTAEKAEFELKSRFSTNNGLVAKSMCLQGNGIAKVLYLDAKKDLLNGTLVEVLPEWRLPSITLYAVIPKREQQPTKILRCLDTLKQYFSQISGGRMLQNAS
- a CDS encoding peptidoglycan DD-metalloendopeptidase family protein encodes the protein MFLVLPKCVVASPATLIKTLVLSTVVISTGVITGCATKPQVNNATRYATAPDFYTVRSGDTLSGIAARYGLNYISVAEMNDISAPYRIYVGQSIRLKSNTARRSTSTQAMTQAAPIQRQTIAVPTPAPVTPATTVQTTPRVNTSAPVTPVSTAAGLRWVKPSNGAILQQYNLASNIKGTRYSGNVGDPVFAAADGQVVYAADGLKEYGNLVLVKHINGYITAYAHNSKLNVKSGQNVTAGQKIAEMGSTGTNRTMLEFQVRLDGKPINPTAVLPNN
- the surE gene encoding 5'/3'-nucleotidase SurE produces the protein MNILVSNDDGVFAPGIQALAQALKPLGRVVIVAPESERSGFSSALTLDRPLRPIQISPDVWAVNGTPADCVYLAMNGLFDFEFDLVVSGINSGANLGDDVLYSGTVGAAFEGRLSKHPAIAVSLSGTNVRSYQQPQDYQLAAEWVHDFIARGLPVLPERHIFNINIPDVAELQGEKVTYQSRRRQSKPVTSHVDPRGRQVFWIGLSGEAVAEPKPGFNEIDSDFSAVANGYVSITPIQMDATNYESLRNLQTQLAENASLVL